ctttcctgtcttttcaatgacctcttgctttcttcatgtatgatgtcttagGAATTTACTCTGTGTTATAAATCAcatctctatgatgttattgagatggttagtggcagttatgtggactcaatctacaagattactctatcatttaagccaatctctttccagatataaaagagagaagcaagcagagagacggggggacctcataccaccaagaaaacaatgccagccccatgattggttgtggatcgtaccattgtgattcatagggttttcattgaatgcttttccaaagtagatcaccaggcctttcttcctagtctgtcttagtctggaagctctgttgaaacttgttcaacatcgtagcaacatgcaagctgccacCATGAGGTGTATTGTCCATGaatttcccacatggaaggcaagcatTCTACAACAGAATCACCAATATCCCCTACTTTAACGCTTAAATCATAATGACTTAAAAAGTCATGTCTGGTTACTTCAATACCTGGTTTACCTGGTTTGTTtctaacatatgtatatatatatatatttgtcttggtcctgtttttatatatttggcTCTTTTTTATTGAATGATAGGCaagaaacatatttaaaaagtcCTGAGTAGTATGACCCTTTTCCAGAgagaatttatttttacttttggcAGGCAGTTAGAGTAAAAACAAATCACCTTAATTCTGAATGAAATGGAGCTGATTCACATTGCtgggtgggaaagtaaaatgatacagccacctGGGTGGTTGGTGGTAAGCCATCTTTAAAACACTGTTTGatggtttcttaaaaaattagacAAATACCCACCCTATGATCTAGCCATTCAACTCCTAAGTATTTATtcaaaaaacaattaaaacattTGCTCACATGAAGACTTATAcccaaatattcatagcagctttattcaaaatagccaaaaccCATGAAACAATCCTTGTGTCTGCCAACAGGTGAAGTGGATaaactataacaacaacaacaagaacaacaaaaccactgccgtcgagtcgattccaagtaatagtgaccctataggacagagtggatctgccccatagggtttccaaggctgtaaatctttatggaggcaggctgccatatctttttgCCATGGATAAACTATAGTATATCCGTATAATGGAACACTACTACTAAcgaaaggaacaaactactgatacaagGGATgtcatggatgaatctcagaatCTTTTGCTGAGTGAGAAAATAAAGACCCAAAAGAATACAGACTGTATGAttgcatttatataattttttttttttttttgatgcagacTATTCTATAGTGATAAAAAGTAGATCAGTAGTTGCCTGAGTCTGGGGCTGGAGGGAATGAGGGACGGGAAAGAGGCACAAAGAATTTTTagtgggtgatggaaaaattctcTATCTTGACTGTGGTGTTGGTTTCGTGGTGTATGGAACTGTGAAAACTTGCTGAATTATACATTTAATTGGGTGTAGAACTTATTGAATTATACAACTTAAATGGATGTAGTTTATTCTACACTAATTATAACTCAATACAGTTGATTATAAAACCTGGCTTTCAGCTTTTGTGAGGCCTGGTCTATATCCAGTTTTCCTATAACCTAGGCTGCAGCCCTTCAGTTGTTCCATCTGAAAGTCTTGGATGTTTATGAGGCCCTGATTTCCAATATttgcttccccagtactgtgagACACTGAAAGCTCTGCTTTTTTAAGCCACTTAACTGTCACTTTCCTGTTCTGTTTCATGGGTGATGCATAAAAAATGACAGATATTTTGAAGTTATAAGCAGGGATAGGTTTTCTGTGCTTCCTTTCTATTTGGCATTTTAACTTCCTTAggtattggagaaagactcattaacaactcatgacacaattttgcttgccaaaaatgaaaatgacttgaagtacttactgttgaaggtcaaagactatagcctcacagtatggattatgcttgaatgtgaagaaaacaaaaatccacaaaatTGGGGCCATAAACAAAATCATTATAAATGGGggagaatgaagttgtcaaggatttcatttgcctTGGttcaacaatcaatatccatggaagcgacaatcaagacatcaaatgacgtattgcactgggcaaatctacagcaaaagacttcttttaaatgttaaaaagcacagacatcagtttgatgactaaggtgcacctgactcaagctatggtattctcaattgcctcatatgcatgctaaggCTTGTcaatgaaaagggaagactgaagaagaattgactcactCAAATTACggagttggtgaaaaatattgaatataccatggactaccagaagaatgaataaaccagtctcggaggaagtacaaccaaaatgttccttaaaagAGAGAATGGCGAGGATTACCTTTGACATGTaattaggagggatcaatcaccgGAAatggacatcatttttggtaaagtagaaggtcagcaaaaaagggagaccctcaatgagaaagattgacacagtgggctcaaacatagcaataattttgaggatgtctcaggatcaggcaacatttcattctgttgtacataaggtcaccatgagatgagccaactccatggcatctaacagcaacaagtcTGACTCCAGTGTTTGACTACTTAGGTTTAAATGACTGCCAAAAATCCTGCTCAGCTTCTCTTTCTCTTAAATGCCCGAATTTCTGCCTAATTTCTCAAACTCTTTGCCATGCACTCCTTAAGAATTATCAAATTCCCAACTTAATATGATACTTTATCTTCCAAAATGCCAAGAATAAAATATGATATTTCCCAAATTTTTTGAACATGGATTACTGTTTTGTTTAGATTTCCGTGTAAATTCTCATTGCAAAGTGTTTGGGAAACATTGCCTTAAAAACCAGCTAATAACCTGTCTTGCTTAACTCATCCTTTAGTACGTGACTGGCATTTGCATAAGTCTTTGACATCagctcgacagcatctaacaacaacagatgagtACAGTAGGTAATACTTCttcattcatttacttttatttaaaaaatatttgagagCTTAATCTGTTGTACTCACCTTGCTAAGCATTCAGATTACCAAGTGAGAGAGAAAATACCTAATGTTCTTTTTGGAGAAAAGAGGGAGTTATCTAAGGGAATGTATAGTTTCAAGTGTGGTCAGCACTATGAAGAAGGGGAACACAGTGAAGTCAGAAGACCTACTCCTTAACCAACATTACGTCCACGCTAAGGAATCAGCTTGCCTCCAAACAAGTGATGTTTCCTTTTATCCAAAAAGAGCAAAACTGTAGTATTCTTCCCTTCACGCCTACAAAGGAAATTTTACTGTAATAAACAGAGCAGAAACTGAAGAAtgaattaatttattaaaattaattaattactgATTGCATTAGAGGTTTATATGAGTTAGAAAATTTTGTTCTTGCTGTTTGGAAGGGAACAGTACAAATATATGTTGGCCCCAAAGATGAGCAgataaatgtatatacaccttatATGACTGCTTGCagctgtttaaaatttttttttttttttaccttaaataCAAGTTGAAAATGAGGGTTTTTATAATGGTGGGGGGTAAATAAGTATGAGAAATGACATTTTACAATGAGAAGAGTTGATGTTATTAGTAAAAATCAACAGAATATTTATCCTCCCACCTCAGCACATCAAACTTTGTACTTCATCACCTCTATCTTAAAGTCAGTGATCTGGTAGTCagtctattttatattttcatgttATCTTCCacttttttcctccatttcacTTCTACTTAACACTTAATACTCtgattcaataaatatatatattttaatttaaaatatttaaaaaataactgtacTACTTTAGCCTATAGTACCAAATACACCTCATTTTCCCATTCTAGGCAGATTACCTCCTCAATGAAGGCTGAGTGACTCTCCATAGTAGGAGTCCATGCAGAAGTTTCTCAGGATTTTAATCTTCAACTTTTCTTTTGGGAACCTAGAAGTATTTGCTTTAGTCAAATATCTTAAAAATCCCATTGAGATGTGTAAGGAAGAAAGAGTCAAGCATTATTTTTGAAATATCCCATTTATAAAGGATCAGGCAGTGAATGTGTGTTGAGGGGGTCAGTTATAGAAcatgttatttctattttttttccccaaataaatcATAAAATGGTAGGATTTTTTTGTCTGACTGTAAATGAGTCAGCCAATAAGCATCTATTTATTGCCCACCTTTGATATGTCAATAGTAGAATCTCTAGATGGATGTAGGGGAACTTAATGACGTGGTCCCCAGTCACATACAAATTTCTGACAAACCGACAATTAGGATTCACACTTGAAATGATAtccaaagaagaataaagcataATAATGTGGTATGAAACATGTATATTGATAGGATAGGTACTAAAGGATGTTAACAATTTTGGAGGAGGGTAAATCAAGAGGTGATTTTAGGACAGGAGATCATCTGAGCTGTATATGGAAGGTGTTATGTTTGCTCTCCTTCCCTAGTGGTACAATGAGAAGAAGTCTCCTCACCACCCCTTTCATGTCCTTGTTTCTCAGAGTGTAGATAAAAGGATTAAGCATAGGAGTCACCAAACTGTAGGACAGGGACATGAGTTTGTTACTGTCCTGGGAGTTAGTAGCAGAGGGTTGGACATACATACTAATGACTGGCCCATAGAAAAGAGATACGACAATAACATGAGAACCACATGTGTTAAAGGCCTTCTTCTTTCCCTCTGAGGACCGAATTCTCAAGATGGTAGCTAGAATGAACCCATAAGAGACAAGGATAAGTGACAAGGGCACCAGGGAATAGAATATCCCCACAATGGAGAGCATAGCTACATTGAATGTGGTGTCGACACATGACATCCTGATTATCACTGGAACCTCACACAGGAAGTTTTCTACCTTGTTACCACAAAGTGGCAGCTGGACAGTAAGGGATGACTGAAGCAAGGAGTTAGCCAAACCACTTAGCCAAGCTATGACTACTAGGAGGAAACAAAGTCTCTGATTCATGATAGCTGGGTACCTCAAGGGCTTGCAGATGGCAGTGTAACGATCCAAGGACATCACAGCTAAGAGGATGCATTCAGTTGCCCCCAGGAAATGAAACATATAAAACTGAGTCACACAGCCTCCATAGGTAATAGACTTATCTGGTCCCCAGAGGTTCAGCAGCAGCTGAGGGATGGTGGTTGTGGTAAAACAAAGGTCCAGGAAGGAgaggttggaaaggaagaagtacataGGGCTGTCAAGGTGAGGATCTATCCTGGATACGGCAATAATTGAGGTGTTGCCCACCAGCATGAAGATGTAAGCAACAAGCACCATCACGAACAGAGGCATTTCCAACCAGGGATGTTCAGAGAAACCCAAGAGAATGAAGACCTTTGGAATACTTCCATTGCCCAGATCCATGACCATCATTGCTCTCGTTGATGGAGTCAAGTTGAATTCCTTTAATTGTTAATTCTGTTAAACAAAATAAAGTGAGCTACAGAGGGGTTCTCTCTGTGTTATAACTCCAGTGAAGCGATTTGATACTTGCAACATGAAAAAAATTCTCAGTCTCAATGCCACACATTATaatttttgtagtgtctttaaaaaaaatactaacaaaTCTCCTCATTTTATCAAAAATACAATATTGCAAATTCTAATAGAATAATGATTAGGTAAAGGAGAATTTATAATCGgttttatattaaagaaaaaagaataaaatgaaggaaagaatgaTTTGAAAGAGTACCCAAGAACCATCCGTGTTAACTTACCACAggtgttcatttcttttattagTAGTTGCTGACCTTAACCATGCTCTGGTTGGATGTATTAGTTGATTTAGGGTAAGTTCAGAACTGATTGAGCTTCATGTGGATCAGTCTGATTGGCACAGAAACAACAACACATAATGCTATTCCTTAGGCCTATTCCCCAAAGAATGACTTTTGCCAACATAAAACTTTCATTATAAATGGAAGCAATGCAATAtgtttagaattttttaaaaatcattgattGCACAGTCCAATGATAATAGGCATTGATGCTTACAATCATAGTATGGTGTATTTTAGTGTTTTTAATAATGTGTCTTGCAATCTATCATATCCATTTTAACAGTTACATGctcttttattgatttattttattcattttcattacAGGTGTATGTATGTGCTTGTGTGACCTGAATTATgatgtaaaatatatttctcaCTATAGGTAATGGCAATAGGGTTGAAAAACACTCATGTAgtagaaaagtaaaaagatatGGAATCAGAAAACCTGGATCCAGGCCGCTGACAATAATTAATACATATAACATTTATGCATTGCTTAAATATTTGAAACCTTCCTTATCTACCTTGCTGTGTTGTAAGGATTATTTCAATAAGTACTACCACACTTTATTAAGTGAAATACTTCATGTTGACTGTCATGAAATACAGTGTCCTGGTTGATTGTGAgtctctgtttaatttttctttaggtTGTATTCAAATGTTAAGTGTCCTTATCCTCCCATAAAAAGTTTCATAAAAGGAATGCACTTTATTCCCTTTAATTTCCCTAAATTACTGAGATCACTAAGCTTAAATCTGAGGTTAATGATTTCAAGATTTTTATGCTAGTACACAAACAGTTTAATTAATGGAAATACTCACCAATGCAAACTGTATCCCTAAATCAATTTTTAAAGACAAGtttcaatgttttaaataatACATTGTATTCATATTGAAAGAGTCCAATTTATTCATACATTATTTAGCATGCAGCACTCCATGAAGAGGTCAAAACATACACAGGATTGTACAAAAACATTAAAATCAAGCTGCCCCCTCCTCCTGCCCAACACCTACCTTATATTCACTTGTggtactctatcatatagggtcactatgagttgaaattgactcaatggcacctaaaaaaaaaaaaccctttttctAGCAAAAAAGATATTGATCTTTTCTTTTCATCAGAATTCAGTGTTAAGTGGGGATAAGGACTGAATATTCTCTGTATTCAGTTGCTTTATGTCATGTTATAGTCCTGAGTACTTATCTCTTTCTTTGATTTGAAAGATACCAAGAATTTTTAGAAGTGGAACCGTATTTTTCTCTAAAATAACATTAAGACAGGGTTGTAACTCTTTATATAAAGTCATGGGACTTTGTTCTCCATGCAGACAATTGACCTCAGTGGAAACTTCTTGGCAAGAGACACTGTAGAAATTCCCCAGAGGGGATACTACCTTCTAACTTTTTCTCACctcaat
This is a stretch of genomic DNA from Elephas maximus indicus isolate mEleMax1 chromosome 1, mEleMax1 primary haplotype, whole genome shotgun sequence. It encodes these proteins:
- the LOC126062850 gene encoding olfactory receptor 2B11-like, which gives rise to MDLGNGSIPKVFILLGFSEHPWLEMPLFVMVLVAYIFMLVGNTSIIAVSRIDPHLDSPMYFFLSNLSFLDLCFTTTTIPQLLLNLWGPDKSITYGGCVTQFYMFHFLGATECILLAVMSLDRYTAICKPLRYPAIMNQRLCFLLVVIAWLSGLANSLLQSSLTVQLPLCGNKVENFLCEVPVIIRMSCVDTTFNVAMLSIVGIFYSLVPLSLILVSYGFILATILRIRSSEGKKKAFNTCGSHVIVVSLFYGPVISMYVQPSATNSQDSNKLMSLSYSLVTPMLNPFIYTLRNKDMKGVVRRLLLIVPLGKESKHNTFHIQLR